A stretch of Aureispira sp. CCB-E DNA encodes these proteins:
- a CDS encoding redoxin domain-containing protein, translating to MKYFNYTILLLLILSACKDPSKEKITFEDIKDSSHRAAPTKIEENITFFDTQNKIISTDKFNQLLAEGLYLSEQKQKIDGSEEVHLVSIKEHAKKLEAQPLPDFELSNLRGERYTKQSLAGKVTILSFWFTASHICTKDIQDLNALAKKYANNKNCIWIAPALDSPANLSRFLRGKSWNFDFAADQELLALKFGIITYPTHLIIDKQGNISKAVIRHPKTNEVVEQTIQNLLS from the coding sequence ATGAAATATTTTAACTATACCATACTCTTATTGCTCATTTTAAGCGCTTGCAAAGATCCAAGCAAGGAGAAGATTACTTTTGAAGATATCAAAGACTCTAGTCATCGAGCTGCTCCTACCAAAATAGAAGAGAACATTACTTTTTTTGATACTCAAAACAAAATAATTTCAACCGATAAATTCAATCAGTTGCTAGCAGAAGGGCTTTATCTTTCAGAACAAAAACAGAAGATAGATGGTTCTGAAGAAGTGCATTTAGTTTCTATAAAAGAACACGCCAAGAAACTCGAAGCTCAGCCTTTACCTGATTTTGAATTGTCTAATCTAAGAGGGGAACGATATACCAAACAAAGCCTTGCTGGCAAAGTTACTATCTTAAGTTTTTGGTTTACGGCTTCTCATATCTGCACCAAAGATATTCAAGACTTAAACGCTTTGGCTAAAAAATATGCTAATAATAAGAACTGCATTTGGATTGCTCCTGCATTGGATAGTCCTGCCAATTTATCCCGTTTCTTAAGAGGCAAAAGTTGGAATTTTGACTTTGCTGCTGATCAAGAGTTATTGGCTTTAAAATTTGGTATTATTACCTATCCAACTCATCTTATTATCGACAAACAAGGCAATATTTCCAAAGCTGTTATTCGCCATCCAAAAACGAATGAAGTAGTAGAACAAACCATTCAAAACCTACTCAGTTGA
- a CDS encoding endonuclease, translating into MRQKLCFLLIFIAPIVQAQYDQQQLLLNQNGQELLDELVDLYKPSFVLDYDDARDTLFAKVYALEDSVRCVYTGHALHLNTQVDPSTNLYNGGSANGINTEHTYPQSKGAGQGNARSDLHHLFPVRAAVNSARNNFPYAEIADEKTTAWFYNAVTESYPTKEATWYSELDFNAEVFEPKEAHKGNAARAIFYFYTMYKAEADAADPTFFAKQLPTICQWHLDDPVDSLEWERTHIIAHYQEGKANPFVLDCSLPYRTYCPYLPANSCFTSYNTLADFGAELYANFPNPATTSMTIQYELSRPTMVQISIYNSTGQCLKTLSLGEQDAGLFQKNIVCTDWASGVYAYRLSLEQNGHVINLVIQFTIKH; encoded by the coding sequence ATGCGACAAAAATTATGTTTTTTATTAATTTTTATCGCTCCAATTGTACAAGCCCAATACGATCAGCAACAACTATTATTAAACCAAAATGGTCAAGAATTACTAGATGAATTAGTGGATTTGTATAAACCTAGTTTTGTTTTAGATTATGATGATGCGAGAGATACACTTTTTGCTAAGGTATATGCATTGGAGGATAGTGTACGTTGTGTATACACAGGGCATGCCTTGCATTTGAATACTCAAGTAGATCCTTCTACCAATTTGTATAATGGAGGTAGTGCTAACGGAATTAATACAGAGCATACGTATCCTCAAAGTAAAGGAGCGGGTCAAGGAAATGCTCGTAGCGATTTGCATCATTTATTTCCTGTTCGTGCAGCTGTTAATTCTGCTCGAAATAATTTTCCCTATGCAGAAATAGCAGATGAAAAAACAACTGCTTGGTTCTACAACGCAGTGACAGAAAGTTATCCAACCAAAGAAGCAACATGGTATAGTGAATTAGATTTTAATGCCGAAGTTTTCGAACCCAAGGAAGCGCATAAGGGCAATGCTGCCCGTGCAATTTTTTACTTTTATACGATGTACAAAGCGGAAGCAGATGCCGCTGATCCTACTTTTTTTGCAAAGCAGTTGCCTACTATTTGCCAATGGCACTTGGATGATCCTGTTGACAGTTTAGAGTGGGAACGCACACACATTATAGCACATTATCAAGAAGGAAAGGCAAATCCTTTTGTCTTAGATTGTAGCTTGCCATACAGAACCTATTGCCCATATTTGCCTGCCAACAGCTGTTTTACTAGTTATAATACTTTGGCTGATTTTGGGGCAGAATTATATGCCAATTTTCCTAATCCTGCAACTACAAGCATGACCATTCAATACGAGTTAAGTCGTCCTACGATGGTTCAAATTAGTATTTATAATTCGACAGGGCAGTGTTTAAAAACGCTGTCGTTGGGGGAGCAAGACGCTGGTCTTTTTCAAAAAAATATTGTCTGCACAGATTGGGCAAGTGGAGTGTATGCTTATCGTCTTAGTTTGGAACAAAATGGACATGTTATTAATTTGGTCATACAGTTTACAATTAAGCACTAA
- a CDS encoding VIT domain-containing protein has translation MQKIILLVTTTLLFNIAASYAGGFIIVMPDKHSNPNAIIPGQPNPALFPLESRSTQVNTSISGQTATTTIKQVFFNPTNRQLEGYFLFPVPKDVVISKFTMDINGVKHEAELLDATKARKIYEEIVRRSKDPALLEYYGKGMFRVRIFPILAKKEQKIQLTYTETLSKNNGTIEYSFPMNTEKYSAKPIQQISFKIDIDGKEKIKTVYCPTHPVEIIRKGAEKATVGFEASNVKSDRDFKLYFNLDNSKLGLSLLNYKMPNEDGYFFLNLSPGFGNEHEIVAKDIVFVMDKSGSMAGDKLDQAKKALRFCVENLNKNDRFEIIPFSTEATSLFGKVEQLNTSNKQKAIDFIDDINPIGGTNIEEALDLALSAQETNSKRPFFVIFMTDGKPTIGETEEDPLLKKVAAMNKKNVRIFTFGIGTNLNTHLLDKITASTNAYRTYVLPDEDIELKVSDFYSKASSPVLTDISIEFDKNVRISDVYDKKLPDLFKGGSISLMGRYKGSGKSTITVSGNINGARKTFQYSVDLSNENTELDFIPNLWASRAVGYLLDQIRLHGENEELVKEVTRLAKKHGIITPYTSYLILEDEAVASRNQAIQEQDLILRPRALDAPQLSDDIDFEEEVETIAGFGANAKKKDGKSSVRASKESQTMNKASNLAEIKQGVERLAYKDSSGKHRNLSEGIVNIQGRAMYNNNNEWLDANISLNQNKNIKTNRIKFNSEAYFKLMENQEAVAFLALGKNVRFMMNNEVYEIHE, from the coding sequence ATGCAAAAAATAATTTTATTAGTAACAACCACCTTGTTGTTTAATATTGCCGCAAGCTACGCAGGAGGATTCATTATTGTTATGCCTGATAAGCACAGTAACCCCAACGCTATTATTCCTGGTCAACCCAATCCCGCTTTATTTCCCCTAGAATCTAGATCCACACAAGTTAATACGTCTATCAGTGGTCAAACAGCAACAACTACGATAAAGCAAGTTTTTTTCAATCCAACCAATCGCCAATTAGAAGGTTACTTCTTGTTCCCTGTTCCTAAAGATGTTGTTATTTCCAAATTTACAATGGATATTAATGGTGTTAAGCATGAAGCAGAGTTATTGGACGCAACCAAAGCTCGAAAAATTTACGAAGAAATTGTCCGTCGTTCCAAAGACCCTGCTTTATTGGAGTATTATGGAAAAGGGATGTTCAGAGTGCGTATTTTTCCAATTTTAGCTAAAAAAGAACAAAAGATACAACTAACATACACAGAAACCCTTTCTAAAAATAATGGTACCATCGAGTATAGTTTTCCTATGAATACCGAAAAATATTCTGCCAAACCTATCCAGCAAATTAGTTTTAAAATTGATATTGATGGAAAAGAAAAAATTAAAACAGTTTACTGTCCCACACATCCTGTCGAAATCATCCGCAAAGGAGCAGAAAAAGCAACCGTTGGTTTTGAAGCAAGCAATGTAAAATCAGATCGAGATTTCAAATTATACTTTAATTTAGACAACAGTAAACTAGGGCTTTCTTTGCTCAACTACAAAATGCCCAACGAAGATGGCTATTTCTTTCTCAACCTAAGCCCTGGCTTTGGGAATGAACATGAAATCGTTGCCAAAGATATTGTTTTTGTCATGGATAAATCTGGCTCTATGGCCGGTGACAAACTAGATCAAGCAAAAAAAGCTTTGCGTTTTTGCGTAGAGAATCTAAATAAAAACGACCGTTTTGAAATTATCCCTTTCTCTACAGAAGCTACCTCTTTATTTGGAAAAGTCGAACAGTTGAATACATCCAACAAACAGAAAGCCATTGACTTTATAGACGACATTAACCCTATTGGAGGAACAAACATTGAAGAGGCACTAGATTTGGCACTTTCTGCACAAGAAACCAATAGCAAAAGACCTTTCTTTGTCATCTTTATGACAGATGGAAAACCTACCATTGGTGAAACGGAAGAAGATCCATTATTAAAGAAAGTAGCGGCAATGAACAAGAAAAATGTACGTATTTTCACTTTTGGAATTGGCACAAATCTCAATACTCATTTACTAGATAAAATTACAGCAAGCACCAACGCTTATCGAACTTATGTCTTGCCTGATGAAGATATTGAACTTAAAGTCTCTGACTTTTATAGCAAGGCTTCCTCTCCTGTGCTTACTGATATAAGCATAGAGTTTGATAAAAATGTGCGCATATCGGATGTTTACGACAAAAAATTGCCTGACTTATTTAAAGGTGGTTCGATCAGCTTAATGGGACGCTATAAAGGATCTGGAAAATCAACGATTACCGTAAGTGGTAATATCAATGGTGCTCGCAAAACATTTCAATATTCTGTTGATTTGTCCAACGAAAATACCGAGCTGGATTTTATTCCCAATCTCTGGGCTTCTAGGGCAGTAGGATATCTCTTGGATCAAATTCGTTTGCATGGTGAGAACGAAGAATTGGTCAAAGAAGTAACTCGCTTAGCAAAAAAGCATGGAATTATCACGCCTTATACTTCCTATCTTATTTTAGAAGATGAAGCAGTTGCTTCTAGAAATCAAGCAATTCAAGAACAGGATTTGATTTTAAGACCTCGTGCTTTAGATGCCCCACAACTGTCTGATGATATAGATTTTGAAGAAGAAGTAGAAACTATTGCTGGTTTTGGTGCTAATGCCAAAAAGAAAGATGGAAAGTCCTCTGTCCGTGCTAGTAAAGAAAGTCAAACCATGAACAAAGCTTCTAACTTAGCTGAAATTAAACAAGGTGTCGAACGATTGGCTTATAAAGATAGTTCTGGCAAGCATCGCAACCTATCTGAGGGAATTGTCAACATACAAGGACGTGCGATGTACAATAACAACAACGAATGGTTGGATGCTAATATCTCTCTCAATCAGAATAAAAATATTAAAACCAATCGAATTAAATTTAATTCAGAAGCTTATTTCAAACTAATGGAAAATCAAGAAGCCGTTGCGTTTTTAGCACTAGGCAAAAATGTACGCTTTATGATGAATAATGAGGTATACGAAATTCATGAATAA